The segment CCTGGCACTGTGGCGTGGTCCTTCAGCACGTCCCGAGGCACACCGCTAGAAATCCCGATCGAAGAACTCATCGAAGAGAGAAACCCTCTCCGTCCGGGTCCTCACCAGCGCAGGTTTGCGGGgaattttcctctcttccctctcGCAGCCCCCCGAGTCGGTGCTGGAGGTGTCCCAGGGCAGGTCCCTGGTGCGCGGCTCCCTGCAGAGCCACAGCCCgaccttgctgctgctgtcatgcTGCCCTGCGAGTCCTCCATCCCCGCTGTCTCCTGGtggagaaaatataaaaaaaatggaattctGCTGAGAGCCATGCCCGGGCCTGTGGGATTCATGTGGCAAACACCACGGGCAGCTGGGGGTGTGGAAAGAAGATCCTGAGAAATCCCAGCAAGACCAGACCACACATCCAGGCAGGCCAGACATAAATTTGGGATTATATTTGGTAAAATTAGAAAGTTTGGCACAATGCAGTGTGGTTTAGCACAGACCCACGGGTGCGGGGGACATGGTACTGCACGTCTGAAGAGGATTTACTGGAAGGTTCAGCACCTAGCACAGACATTCACCCCCTGGCATGATGAGCgatcaccccaaaaccctccagCCAGGGGAAACCCTGTCCTGGGGACAAGGTGACAGCTAAGGGCTTTGCCACCAATATCCAACGGGCCCCTGCTTGCTCCTGCATCTTCCCCTAATGATTCAATGATATTCTGTGACATTCTGGTTTTATGCCCCTACAGCTATCCCACAGCTTCCACGGGGAAACTGATCTGATGGTATTTAAGATGCTGGGGAGCTTTACATCTCCTTGGGAAACTATTCTGCTTACCAGGGTCTCCATTAAAATGCTGATTGTGCTCAGCGGGGACAAGGTCTCGGCTGCCGGTGCTGTCACCTCTCTGTCGAGTGTCAAGGACTTTCTTCGGGCTGAATTCcttgattttttgtttattgatTTTTGCCTCCCTGTGGAGATTTCGCCTCAGCTCTGCCTGGGTTTGCAAATGAGTCGTCAGCACAAGCAGCAGAGGAGCAAACACGTTTTAACAGCTCGGCGCGGCATATCGTTAGGGGGCTGGCACGGAAAATAATTACACTGCCAGGTAGCTTAAGCAGGGAAAATCATATTTGCCAACGTGGGTACGTGACAGAACATGACCCGGATGGAGGTTTGCGGTTTCTCCATGGGCTATGGCCAAATGAGGGCAGAGcgctgaaaaaaatcagaagtaatTACTGAACtttccaaaggggaaaaaaacctcGTGGGTTCAAGAACTCCACTGGATAAAAAAAGGAATGAGAAGGAGCCTGCAGGAGGGTTTTCCTCATCCCTGgagcatggggacagggagcaccatttggagctggggctgcctctCGGTGCCAGCGTCTCCTACATGTGTGGGACattccccagcccagcagggagGTGTGGGTGCATCcaccagcctgggctgctccccagcttcATCCACACTTCCCAGGCACAGGACTGAGACCTCCTGTCCCATGGGGGAGACCCCGGGATGGGAAAACCCCGCGGAGCCTCAGCATCTCCCCAGAGCCCTCCCCAAGTTACCTCTCGGCGCCGGCGGGTCAGCTCCAGCATCTGCAGCTTGTGCAAGTGCTGCCGCCTGCCAGGGAGGGCTCTCAGGCTCTGCCCGCTCTTCTCCAGAGCCTAGAAGGGatttgaaaacataaataaagaCATCTGCCTgtgctgaaatgaaaagaaacagctaCGGGCTCCCAAACCCAAGCCTGGTCCCTGGGGTGCTCCCCGGATGGAGGCAGCGAGTGTTTTCCTGCCTGGCCAATGTGCAGCAATTCAGAGAAGGTTTTCGCAGTGCTTGCAGTTCATCCCACAGCTCTGGGGCACGGTGGAAAATCCTCATTAAAACCATGAATGCATGTGCTTCTGCCCCCTGCGGTGCTTCTGCTGTGGGCTGTCCAAGTCGAGATCGTGACCTGCAGGGAAGGGAGGCTGCGCGTGGTCGGTGTGGCCCTGCCTGGTACTCGCCTTGGCTTTTGGGGCATCATCTGCTTCGTGCTGGCTCCAGGGCTTTGCAGGAGCAATCCCCCATGGCAGGCCGGCGGGTTCAAGCCTCTGCAAGTGCAATATTTACAGTGTTCAGCATCCCCTTTCCATTGCCAGCATGAAACCTGATGCGAAACTACCTTGAGgtttttccagctctgcttctgGCCTGGCTGCTTGGGTACAGGAAGGAGATCGGCACCTTTAGCAAGTGCTTAGCACACCCAGGTATCACAATTTAATAAAATGTCTCCTGGCAGGTCACCCAAGGCCAGATCCCAGTTACCTGAGACCCCAACCATCAGCCTAACACTGCCAAGCCCACTGCTAACAtgcccctaagcaccacgtccccATGTCTCCTAAACACCACAAGGATGGGGACTTCACCAccgccctgggcagcccgttccagcaCCCAAATACCCTTTCCATgaataaattcttcctaacgtccaacctaaacctcccctggcacaacttgaggccatttccacCAAGGGCTCCATCCCTAAGCCCTGCTTTGCACTTTACACAGGACGTCATTAGCCCCATGGGGATGAGCAGGCACCCTCCAAACGGTGCCATGCCTCTGGCTGGCTGCCCTAAACTGCTGCCAGAGCCTGGGCTGTCATTTTCAAGCATCCTGTAAATGAAGGCATCAATGCAGGAGATAAAAGGCAGCAGCAGTAAAGGAGTGCTGGAGACAGTCCCAGCTCAGCCCAACACACCAAGAGCAAACCAACTCCCTAGAGTCAATGGGAAGCTTCCACTTGGcttcctatatatatatataggcttcTGCTCTGCCCTATTTTGGGTCATACCAGCAGGTAACCTCCACGCTGGTGTCTCCAGCCGAAGTGGAAGggatgctgcctgctgctcccttGTTCACCTGCATTTGGAGCAAACCTTCGCGCCCccgcagctctgcagcacacgTGCTCCTCCCGTCCTGCTCCCCACCCGTGCTCATGGCTTGTGGTTGGGTTTTGTGCCCACAAAACCGACTGTGAAGCTGAAGAATAATGGCACTAGATGGCAGCATGTGACACCACAAGCTGCATCACTCCCAGACGCTGCTGAGGCTGAAGGCAGACGGGGAAGTTTGGGGCTCTCGGCTAAAGTTGTGTCAGGGGCTGGAGCATGGGCCTTGCAAGGGCCGGGCCGTCCTGCTCTGCACTGCCTCTGGAAGCCTTCCTGCAGGGAAAGGGGCTTCTGCTGGCACTTAGAAtcgaatcacagaatcattaaggttggaaaagccctccaggaTCACCTGgtccatccccctaccaccaatgtcacccctaaaccctgtccccaagcaccaggcccaaccttcccttgaacacccccagggacggggactcccccacctccctgggcaacccgtcccaacgcctgcctgctctctgagcagaaatgtctcctcatttcccacctctacctcccctggcacagttTGAGGCCATTCCTTCTAGTCTGTAGCAGCAATGGCCAAAGCACAGGGTGGGATTAGCAGCAGCTTTGTCCTGCAGTGGGTGTTGCCAGTGCCCTAACAATACAcaaacacagccaggacagaaATAAGATCAACGACTATAAATAATACATGTGGCTAAGAGATTTTTAAGCAAGGCTGTGATTACACGTGGCAATTTACAGGGCGTAGCTGGGCTCATTACTGCCTCATCCTCCCACCAATTCGGGACACGTTCCTCACTCAGTGCTGCGTATTTTAATTCCAGCAAGGAAGGCTGGAGCACAGCACCCCTGCCCCAGGGGGGTCACCTTTGTGCTACACATGCAGTGGACATTTTGATGAATTTTGGGGGAGCACAGAAGCTCTTGGGGACAACTGGGATCGTCGGTGTGGCAGGGCTctcagagcagggcagggaggtgagAAGCTCGCCCAAGGGACTGGATCTGCAGTGGGTTGACCAGCTGGGGACAACATGGCTCTGCCAGGGGAGCCCCTCAAACCCCTTACTTGTGGTCGCCGAGGCGGGTACAGTTTGAtgatgctgctgcctccatCTGCCGGCACGGTGTCAAAGGAAAGGGGCCcttaaaggttggaaaagaagaCAGGGGTGAAGTTACTTTGGGGCCATCAGCTCCTAGGCTGTACCCAGCGAGAGTTTTCTGCCCTGTTTTGTGTTTGGTGCATCCCACGCCCATCTCTCTCATTGTACTCTGATAACACCAGGCATAAATCATTGTTAGCTGCAGAAATAACATGTGGATGTATCCATGCCTGCAGCTGCTAACAGCTCTGCCTGCCATGtacctctctccttccttctacAACCCCTTAAATACCCTATACGTGACCACAACCACCCTCCAGCAGCCTTGTCCAGGCAGCCATTCAGGTCCCTTCTTGCTGCTGAGTCCCTgagacattattattattactactaatagtaacattattattattattattattattattattattattattattattattattattattattattattattcggTGGAACTGAGAACCATCCCTGGTGTTTTTGCTGGCCGCAGAAGAAGTGGATGACATTCAGCCCTTCATCTTTTTTGGAAACCAGCCCAAAATACACACGTGGAGGGGAACGTGCTGCACTCCAGCGATCCCCTGTTAGTCATTAAAGCCCTGCTTTAACGAGGCTGAGCAGTGGGTCCGGATCCGTTCTGCGCCATTGGTCTCGGATGGACGCTGCTGCCTATTTTTTTGCTTGcacaaacaaacacactggCAGTAGctatttcttttacagtttcTCTATCCTTCTTGCCTCCCCAAAACCAGCCTCCTTGTGTTTGGGTGCCTTTTTTTAAGCAGTGATTGAGCTCCCATGTGGCAGAGCCCCAAGGTGGCCACCACGGTGTGCAGCCTCCAGGGAGGGGAATTGGGGATAAAACGCAGGAATTTGGAGTGGAAGCTGGGGAATGGCTTGGAGAGACAGGGAATGCGTGTTTCATTAGGGATAATGAAAAACCTTCCAAAAATTGcccattttgcctttttttttttttttaatttgcactCCAGGAACAACAGATGCCCCCCCACTGGAGGAAAAGGAATTTAACCAAAATGAAaccttgtaaaataaacaaaacctaTCCTCTAGGAGGCTGTGCTTAGTTAGACAGCAGGCCGAGCTAATGCATCGCTCACTTAGTTTTGAGAACACActtctaaaaatgaaacaggtgaaagaaaatggcatttactgattttttttcccttgcttgtGGGGAGGTTTTGGGTACAGGAGGTTTGGAGCACCACGCACATGGACATACACTGCTACGGGACCGGTGCCTTGTGGGGTTACCCCACTGCGAGGCATggctctg is part of the Anas platyrhynchos isolate ZD024472 breed Pekin duck chromosome 5, IASCAAS_PekinDuck_T2T, whole genome shotgun sequence genome and harbors:
- the CCDC198 gene encoding factor associated with metabolism and energy, whose translation is MGLSSSKAHPKVTRVAPMLSSEDLPAHPIPHPGVLGGPILHPPAVGEWGAPKFHGRLPPLRNTSYGRASAGPLSFDTVPADGGSSIIKLYPPRRPQRLEPAGLPWGIAPAKPWSQHEADDAPKAKALEKSGQSLRALPGRRQHLHKLQMLELTRRRREAELRRNLHREAKINKQKIKEFSPKKVLDTRQRGDSTGSRDLVPAEHNQHFNGDPGDSGDGGLAGQHDSSSKVGLWLCREPRTRDLPWDTSSTDSGGCEREERKIPRKPALVRTRTERVSLFDEFFDRDF